The Arachis hypogaea cultivar Tifrunner chromosome 14, arahy.Tifrunner.gnm2.J5K5, whole genome shotgun sequence DNA window TTTTGAAATTCTCTCCTTTGTTTTATGAGTGTTAGTGAGTTTGAGAGATGAAAACATGATAGTGTCTTTTATATGAGTGAGTGATTATAGGGCCAATTAAGTTGTAGGTATTTTATTTACATTTGGTATCTGGTTAATCCAGCGCCTGTTGTTTGAGAGTTTGTGAGGTGTGAAAGAGTTCTCACATAGTTGTTTATTCATATAGTCGGTATGGCAAACACTTTCAATATTGTGTGGTCCGGTACCAAGTTAGATGAAAAACTTGATTATAGTTATTGGGAGACTTTGATGTCTACCCATTTGAAGGCCCAGAACCTGTGGAATTTCATTGAACCAGGTTTGCAAGAAGGAGCAGATGCTGCCCAACAGAGGAGAGATCAATTGGcgctatctcaaattcatcaaggaGTAGATTATACGGTGTTTGGCAAAATAACAAATGCCAAAAGTGCAAAAGAAGCATGGAACATATCGAAACTGTCATATAAAGGCGTAGATAAAGCTCAGAAAGCAAAGCTACAGTCTTTgagaagagaatatgaaaggtATGAGATGTCTAGCTCAGAAACTGTTGAGCAATATTTTACTCGTGTTACAGACCTTGTCAATAAGATGAGAGTTTATGGAGAAGATATGCCCGATAGCAAAGTGGTGGAGAAAATTCTTCGCACCATGCCGATGAAGTATGACCATGTGGTGACTACGATACTAGAGTCCCACGATATGGACACCATGAAGATTGCAGAGTTGCAAGGAATCATAGAAAGCCACATCAGCAGAATATTGGAGAAGTCAGAAAAATCAACTGAGGAAGCCCTGAAAAGTCGAGTGAATTTAAACAATGTTGCAGAATCAAGTCATACACAAGTAGGACGAGGTCATGGTTTTAATTTTCAAAGTAGAGgcagaggaagtttcagaggtagAGGctgtggcaattacaaccaaagAAGTTACAATAACTTTACACCACCTAATCAAGGAAGAGGTGGAACGAATTTTAGGCCTGTCAACCGAGGAAGAGGTCGAGGAAATTTTTATCAAGAAAGAACCAATTTCAACTGCTTTTATTGTGGAAAGTATGGACACAAAGCAGCAGATTGCAGATTCAAAATGGTGAATAACAATCAAGCACACGTTGCAGAAAATCAGCATCAAAATATTGATGATAATCCGAGTACtcaaactttattttttacaagtaattcatgtgctgaagatgaaaatatatggtacttggataatgcttgccgtaatcatatgtctggtagaaaggagttattttcttctctagaTGATTCAGTTAAACTATTATTGAAGTCTGGTAATAGAACGAAGATCCCTATTGAAGGAAAAGGGTACATACCAATTAGATTGAAGGATGGTTCTCTGAGTTATATTTCTGATGTTTTCTATGCTCCTTAACTTGATTACAATTTACTGAGTACTAGAGTGAGACCCGCGCAATGCGCGGAGAGGtagattatttatactatatagtatattttaataaatgtgatattaaaaatattttagagaacatattataaatagattttgaatttatttatttttaaaaaagacataggttatttatattagagttatacaaaactgcattttctttttttttttttcatttttcgatttgcattaatgGCTACACTTTGTCTTTTCTTGCGgtttttttgtttgtaaataatgaaaaaaaataaatgaacgagaatgaaaaacatataaaaatgttttaGATTTAaggaattttttataattagtataagagattaagaaatgaagagtaataagagtcttaatatgtattagttgtagaatttgaattttttataattattatgacacttttaatgtatgtttattgcatttaattagtacttgatgtttcaattggataataatagataagatttttttttgttttaatttttttaaaacattttactaaatagtgattGGTTGATTTTCATCTAGCAATTTTGGGTATTAACTCTTCCGGTCTGTCATTACCACTGCAAATCCTTCTACAACAAAGAGAATAAGACATGGTCAAAGAATGATAATCCATTCTAAGTAAATTGTGGAAGGAATACTACACATGTGgaataacaatttgaaaaagaggaaCACGTAAATGTAAATTGTGGAAGAAGTACTCCAcatgtaaaataataatttataatttgatgatgaaatatTGCAATCGATAATATATAGGGAGCAATAATTTTAAATGCACATTAATTTTGGTTGTGAGTGTTGCACAGAACCGTTTACAAAAAAGGAATACATAAACTTGTGCTACTTGCAATGAGTTCacaattaaaatgttattatttataacaaataaatagggctattgaaaatgatattgaacAATGAGAAGAGTAAACGGCAAAGTTGAAAATCTTTAGGAAGATACATGAGACAAATTTCCTACGTTGGTGGCGCCAAATTGTGACGTTGGTCTGAGACCTAGAATTGAGCTCTGGAGAACTGTTTACAAAAGAGGAATACATAAACTTGTGCTACTTGCAATGAGTTCacaattaaaatgttattatttacAACAAATAAATAGGGCTATTGAAGATGATATTGAACAATGAGAAGAGTAAACGACAAAGTTGAAAATCTTTACGAAGATACCTGAGACAAATTTCCTATGTTGGCGGCGCCGAAAGGTGACGTTGGTCTGAGACCCGAAATCAAGCTCTAGCAGGGAAACCGCAAGAGGAGGAATGGAGTTTGCCCTGGTTTCTACAATTTATGCAATGCGGCTCCGCCGGAGATGGACATGGCGATGTACAATTTATTTTGAGGAAAAAACAATGGCTCATGGGACCGGAAGAGGATGGAGAAAATAGGATGGGACCGGAAGAGGATGGAGGAAATAGGATCTTGCTACGGAGAGGTGCTAAGAGGGTGAGTGTTTGAGAAAGGTAATAAGCTCTTTGGTTTTGAGAGCTTTTTGTTAGGGTAAAtgttaatttgtgtttttgttgttttagaaataaggattgatttggaaaaaaataatttgttggtttttattgtgttttttagttgttttttatgtttttttttatgtgaaaataaaagttgatttggcaagatttgagtggtaaattctaaaatttttccAAATAAGCGTTAGTGCTGACATGgcattagtagaagaaaagaaataacttagaagcaaTGTGAGTAAATCTATgtacctacttttatatattaagaatagatgagGCAATTATCTGAGAAGGGATATAAGATGATAACTTATCATGGATATTGCACTGTGTTTGACAACAACGGAAGATTCATAGATAAAGCAAAGATGACTTCAAACAGAATGTTTCcattaaaaattcaacatgttaATCCCTCTTGCATGAGTTCTGTGATACTTGATGATAACTGGTTGTGGCATATGCGGTTTGGGCACTTTTATTTTTCTGGCCTAAACTACCTGTCAAGAAAATGACTTGTTTCTGGTCTACCACGGATTCATATTCCCAATTGTGTTTGTGAGATTTGTCAACTGGAAAAGAAGCACAGAGATCCATTCCCTACAGGAAAGTCTTGGAGAGTTAGAAGATTATttgaaattgtgcattcagatcTCTGTTCTGTAGAAGTTCCAAGTAACGGTGGTAGTAGgtactttatcacttttattgatgattttagtagatatacatGGGTATACTTTCTGAAGCAAAAATTAGAAGCATGTGATGTCTTTAAGACATTCAAGGCGTTTGTCGAAAAACAAAGTGGCtgtaaaatcaaaattctcaGAACAGACAGAGGAACAGAATATCTTGCATGTTCAGATTACTTTAAGCAACACGGAATTCAACACCAACTAACAATTAGATACACTCCTTAACAAAATGGAGTTGCTGAAAGAAAGAACAGAACCATCATGGATATGGTCAGATGCATGCTCAAGTCAAAACAAATGCCTAAAGAATTTTGGGCAAAAGCAGTTGCAACAGCAGTTCATATTTTAAACAGGTGTCGAACAAAAAGTGTTCATGATAAAACTCTAGAGGAATCTTGGAGTCGAAAGCGGCCTTCCATTCATCATTTCAGAGTCTTTAGGTGTATCGCTTATGCCCATGTACCAGATCAATTAAGGAAGAAGTTAGATGACAAAGGCGATAAGTGTATATTTATTGGCTATAGCACAGACTCAAAAGCATACAAGCTGTATAATCCAGAATCAAAGAAAGTGATCATCAGCAGAGACGTGACGTTCGACGAGAAAGAcatgtggaactggaacacaaagacAGAAAAGCAGCTGACTATAATTCCAAATACATGTGACGAAGTAGAAGAAAGACAAATTGACACAATTGAACAACCAGAATCATCTAGAAGATCGCAAAGAGAACGGAGACTACCTGCTAGATTAGCAGATTATGAAGTTGGCAATGACAACGATCCGTCCGATGAAGAAATCATAAATTTTGCtctattttcagattgtgagccattgaactttgaagaagcctctaaagacaacaattggaagaaagcaatggatGAGGAGATTCATGACATTGAGAAGAATGACACATGGGAGCTGACAGATTTACCAGCAGATAAGAAGCCGATTGGAGTAAAGTGGGTTTACAAGACTAAGTACAAACCCAATGGCGAAGTTGATCGTTTCAAAGCAAGATTAGTTGCAAAAGGATACAAACAAAAACCAGTGATCGAGTATTGTccaactgaagaacaagttgctgataTATTTACAAAGCCATTGAAGATCGAGTTATTTTACAAATTGAAGAAGATGCTTAATTATGCAAGTTTGATTTAAGGGAAGCAAtgttgattaaaattttaaatcaacttgCATGGACTAGAATCTTCATGAAACATGGttaaagaattgaagaaaaaaagtTTGAGTTGAAAACAATAATCATCTATTTACTAGAAGATGTTGGAAGCTTGAAGAGTTTTGAAGAACATTCAAAAGAATAGCACAACTACAATATACTAGAACATTGAAgaagttcaaaatcaaattgaattggaattgaATGGAAGTTGCACTCATCACCTCCATACTAGAAGAATCATGAAGTGCATTGGAAGCTTCAAGATTGATGACTAAGCTTaataaagaattttcaagatgtgctagaaattacaagaagttacttatttgaatagtcaAAGTAAGAAGCAAAGTTGGATAAGTATGTGTATTAAGAAACTAGTAGAATCATGAACTTTAAGTATAAAActttgcctatataaaggcacataTGTCTTATGTATTTTTTCTGTGTTCCATAATAAAATGAGTATGTTTTGAAATTCTCTCCTTTGTTTTATGAGTGTTAGTGAGTTTGAGAGATGAAAACATGATAGTGTCTTTTATATGAGTGAGTGATTATAGGGCCAATTAAGTTGTGGGTATTTTATTTACATTTGGTATCTGGTTAATCCAGCGCCTGTTGTTTGAGAGTTTGTGAGGTGTGAGAGAGTTCTCACATAGTTATTTATTCATAGAGTCGGTATGGCAAACACTTTCAATATTGTGTGGTCCGGTCCCAAGTTAGATGAAAAACTTGATTATAGTTATTGGGAGACTTTGATGTCTACCCATTTGAAGGCCCAGAACCTGTGGAATTTCATTGAACCAGGTTTGCAAGAAGGAGCAGATGCTGCCCAACAGAGGAGAGATCAATTGGcgctatctcaaattcatcaaggaGTAGATTATACGGTGTTTGGCAAACTAACAAATGCCAAAAGTGCAAAAGAAGCATGGAACACATTGAAACTGTCATATAAAGGCGTAGATAAAGCTCAGAAAGCAAAGCTACAGTCTTTgagaagagaatatgaaaggtATGAGATGTTTAGCTCAGAAACTGTTGAGCAATATTTTACTCGTGTTACAGACCTTGTCAATAAGATGAGAGTTTATGGAGAAGATATGCCCGATAGCAAAGTGGTAGAGAAAATTCTTCGCACCATGCCGATGAAGTATGACCATGTGGTGACTACGATACTAGAGTCCCACGATATGGACACCATGAAGATTACAGAGTTGCAAGGAATCATAGAAAGCCACATCAGCAGAATATTGGAGAAGTCAAAAAAATCATCTGAGGAAGCCCTAAAAAGTCGAGTGAATTTAAACAATGTTGCAGAATCAAGTCATACACAAGTAGGACGAGGTCATGGTTTTAATTTTCAAAGTAGAGgcagaggaagtttcagaggtagAGGctgtggcaattacaaccaaagAAGTTACAATAACTTTACACCACCTAATCAAGGAAGAGGTGGAACGAATTTTAGGCCTGTCAACCGAGGAAGAGGTCGAGGAAATTtttatcaagaaagaactaatttCAACTGCTTTTATTGTGGAAAGTATGGACACAAAGCAGCAGATTGCAGATTCAAAATGGTGAATAACAATCAAGCACACGTTGCAAAAAATCAGCATCAAAATATTGATGATAATCCAAGTACtcaaactttattttttacaagtaattcatgtgctgaagatgaaaatatatggtacttggataatgcttgcagtaatcatatgtctggtagaaaggagttattttcttctctagaTGATTCAGTTAAACTATTATTGAAGTTTGGTAATAGTACGAAGATCCCTATTGAAGGAAAAGGGCACATACCAATTAGATTGAAGGATGGTTCTCTGAGTTATATTTCTGATGTTTTCTATGCTCCTTAACTTGATTACAATTTACTGAGTACTAGAGTGAGACCCGCGCAATGCGCGGAGAGGtagattatttatactatatagtatattttaataaatgtgatattaaaaatattttagagaacatattataaatagattttgaatttatttatttttaaaaaagacataggttatttatattagagttatacaaaactgcattttctttttttttttttcatttttcgatttgcattaatgGCTACACTTTGTCTTTTCTTGCGgtttttttgtttgtaaataatgaaaaaaaaataaatgaatgagaatgaaaaacatataaaaatgttttaGATTTAaggaattttttataattagtataagagattaagaaatgaagagtaataagagtcttaatatgtataagttgtagaatttgaatttttttataattattatgacacttttaatgtatgtttattgcatttaattagtacttgatgtttcaattgaataataatagataagatttttttgttttaatttttttaaaacattttactaaatagtgattGGTTGATTTTCATCTAGCAATTTTGGGTATTAACTCTTCCGGTCTGTCATTACCACTGCAAATCCTTCTACAACAAAGAGAATAAGACATGGTCAAAGAATGATAATCCATTCTAAGTAAATTGTGGAAGGAATACTACACATGTGgaataacaatttgaaaaagaggaaCACGTAAATGTAAATTGTGGAAGAAGTACTCCACATGTACAATAACAATTTAtaatttgatgatgaaatatTGCAATCGATAATATATAGGGAGCAATAATTTTAAATGCACATTAATTTTGGTTGTGAGTGTTGCACAGAACCGTTTACAAAAAAGGAATACATAAACTTGTGCTACTTGCAATGAGTTCacaattaaaatgttattatttataacaaataaatagggctattgaaaatgatattgaacAATGAGAAGAGTAAACGGCAAAGTTGAAAATCTTTAGGAAGATACATGAGACAAATTTCCTACGTTGGTGGCGCCAAATTGTGACGTTGGTCTGAGACCCAGAATTGAGCTCTGGAGAACTGTTTACAAAAGAGGAATACATAAACTTGTGCTACTTGCAATGAGTTCacaattaaaatgttattatttacAACAAATAAAATTGAACAATGGGAAGAGTAAACGACAAAGTTGAAAATCTTTACGAAGATACCTGAGACAAATTTCCTATGTTGGCGGCGCCGAAAGGTGACGTTGGTCTGAGACCCGAAATCGAGCTCTAGCAGAGAAACCGCAAGAGGAGGAATGGAGTTTGCCTTGGTTTCTACAATTTATGCAATGCGGCTCCGCCGGAGATGGACATGGCGATGTACAATTTATTTTGAGGAAAAAACAATGGCTCATGGGACCGGAAGAGGATGGAGAAAATAGGATGGGACCGGAAGAGGATGGAGGAAATAGGATCTTGCTACGGAGAGGTGCTAAGAGGGTGAGGGTTTGAGAAAGGTAATAAGCTCTTTGGTATTGAGAGCTTTTTGTTGGGGTAAAtgttaatttgtgtttttgttgttttagaaataaggattgatttggaaaaaattaatttgttggtttttattgtgttttttagttgttttttatgttttttttatgtgaaaataaaagttgatttggcaagatttgagtggtaaattctaaaattttgccaaaTAAGCGTTAGTGCTGACATGgcgttagtagaagaaaagaaataacttagaagcaaTGTGAGTAAATCTATgtacctacttttatatattaagaatagatgagGCAATTATCTGAGAAGGGATATAAGATGATAACTTATCATGGATATTGCACTGTGTTTGACAACAACGGAAGATTCATAGATAAAGCAAAGATGACTTCAAACAGAATGTTTCcattaaaaattcaacatgttaATCCCTCTTGCATGAGTTCTGTGATACTTGATGATAACTGGTTGTGGCATATGCGGTTTGGGCACTTTTATTTTTCTGGCCTAAACTACCTGTCAAGAAAATGACTTGTTTCTGGTCTACTACGGATTCATATTCCCAATTGTGTTTGTGAGATTTGTCAACTGGGAAAGAAGCACAGAGATCCATTCCCTACAGAAAAGTCTTGGAGAGTTAGAAGATTacttgaaattgtgcattcagatcTCTGTTCTGTAGAAGTTCCAAGTAACGGTGGTAGTAGgtactttatcacttttattgatgattttagtagatatacatGGGTATACTTTCTGAGGCAAAAATCAGAAGCATGTGATGTCTTTAAGACATTCAAGGCATTTGTCAAAAAACAAAGTGGCtgtaaaatcaaaattctcaGAACAGACAGAGAAACAGAATATCTTGCATGTTCAGATTACTTTAAGCAACACGGAATTCAACACCAACTAACAATTAGATACACTCCTTAACAAAATGGAGTTGCTGAAAGAAAGAACAGAACCATCATGGATATGGTCAAATGCATGCTCAAGTCAAAACAAATGCCTAAAGAATTTTGGGCAGAAGCAGTTGCAACAGCAGTTCATATTTTAAACAGGTGTCCAACAAAAAGTGTTCATGATAAAACTCTAGAGGAATCTTGGAGTGGAAAGCGGCCTTCCATTCATCATTTCAGAGTCTTTGGGTGTATCGCTTATGCCCATGTACCAGATCAATTAAGGAAGAAGTTAGATGACAAAGGCGAGAAGTGTATATTTATTGGCTATAGCACAGACTCAAAAGCATACAAGCTGTATAATCCAGAATCAAAGAAAGTGATCATCAGCAGAGACGTGACGTTCGACGAGAAAGAcatgtggaactggaacacaaagacAGAAAAGCAGCTGACTATAATTCCAAATACATGTGACGAAGTAGAAGAAAGACAAATTGACACAATTGAACAACCAGAATCATCTAGAAGATCGCAAAGAGAACGGAGACTACCTGCTAGATTAGCAGATTATGAAGTTGGCAATGACAACGACCCGTCCGATGAAGAAATCATAAATTTTGCtctattttcagattgtgagccattgaactttgaagaagcctctaaagacaacaattggaagaaagcaatggatGAGGAGATTCATGACATTGAGAAGAATGACACATGGGAGCTGACAGATTTACCAGCAGATAAGAAGCCGATTGGAGTAAAGTGGGTTTACAAGACTAAGTACAAACCCAATGGCGAAGTTGATCGTTTCAAAGCAAGATTAGTTGCAAAAGGATACAAACAAAAACCAGTGATCGAGTATTGTccaactgaagaacaagttgctgataTATTTACAAAGCCATTGAAGATCGAGTTATTTTACAAATTGAAGAAGATGCTTAATTCTGCAAGTTTGATTTAAGGGAAGCAAtgttgattaaaattttaaatcaacttgCATGGACTAGAATCTTCATAAAACATggttaaagaattgaagaagaaaagtTTGAGTTGAAAACAATAATCATCTATTTACTAGAAGATGTTGGAAGCTTGAAGAGTTTTGAAGAACATTCAAAAGAATAGCACAACTACAATATACTAGAACATTGAAgaagttcaaaatcaaattgaattggaattgaATGGAAGTTGCACTCATCACCTCCATACTAGAAGAATCATGAAGTGCATTGGAAGCTTCAAGATTGATGACTAAGCTTaataaagaattttcaagatgtgctagaaattacaagaagttacttatttgaatagtcaAAGTAAGAAGCAAAGTTGGATAAGTATGTGTATTAAGAAACTAGTAGAATCCTGAACTTTAAGTATAAAACTTTGCCTATATAAAGGCTCATATGCCTTATGTATTTTGTGTGTTCCATAATAAAATGAGTATGTTTTGAAATTCTCTCCTTTGTTTTATGAGTGTTAGTGAGTTTGAGAGATGAAAACATGATAGTGTCTTTTATATGAGTGAGTGATTCTAGGGCCAATTAAGTTGTAGGTATTTTATTTACATTGCTAGCATGAACATAAATTCAGGTACTTTCAATGACGAGTTTGAGGGAAAAGGGATTATTTGTGACTCTTTATGCCGTAAGAAAGTCCTTCTAGTTCTCGATGATGTAGACGATGAAGGCCAATTGGAAAATTTGGCTGGTGAACAAGACTGGTTTGGTCCTGGAAGCAGAATAATAATCACAGAGATACACATGTACTAGAAGTGCATGGAGCCGTGAATAGAATTTGTAAGGTT harbors:
- the LOC140178743 gene encoding uncharacterized protein; translation: MANTFNIVWSGTKLDEKLDYSYWETLMSTHLKAQNLWNFIEPGLQEGADAAQQRRDQLALSQIHQGVDYTVFGKITNAKSAKEAWNISKLSYKGVDKAQKAKLQSLRREYERYEMSSSETVEQYFTRVTDLVNKMRVYGEDMPDSKVVEKILRTMPMKYDHVVTTILESHDMDTMKIAELQGIIESHISRILEKSEKSTEEALKSRVNLNNVAESSHTQVGRGHGFNFQSRGRGSFRGRGCGNYNQRSYNNFTPPNQGRGGTNFRPVNRGRGRGNFYQERTNFNCFYCGKYGHKAADCRFKMVNNNQAHVAENQHQNIDDNPNDSVKLLLKSGNRTKIPIEGKGYIPIRLKDGSLSYISDVFYAP